The Deltaproteobacteria bacterium CG11_big_fil_rev_8_21_14_0_20_49_13 genome window below encodes:
- a CDS encoding CusA/CzcA family heavy metal efflux RND transporter — MIKRIIEICATNKFLVMIIVGATVIGGIIALKNIRLDAIPDLSDTQVIIYSRWDRSPDIIEDQVTYPIVSALLGAPKVKAIRGFSDFGFSYVYIIFEDGTDIYWARSRVLEYLSKILPRLPQGVQTELGPDATSVGWIFQYALIDKTGENSLADLRSFQDWYLRYYLQSVPGVAEVASVGGFVRQYQVNLDPNKLIAYNIPITTVMNAVRSGNNDVGGRLVEFAGAEYMIRGRGYARSIEDIENIVVRADPKTGTPVYIKNLGRVELGPDIRRGIADLNGGGDTVGGIVIMRHGENALNVIERVKEKIEEIKPSLPKGAEIVTTYDRSILIEKSIDTLKDTLIEELIIVSIVILLFLWHIPSAIVPIVTIPVSVLLSFIPLYFMGITVNIMSLAGIAISIGVLVDGAIVEVENAYKKLQLWQDSGRKGDYHKVRLEALKEVGTSVFLSLLVIAVAFLPIFTLVDQEGRLFKPLAYSKTFAMAIAAVLAITLDPAMRMFFTRMDFLHFRPRWLSWFTNQITVGRYYAEEKHPISKTLFKIYEPVCRSVLKYPKRTIIGAVLVMLTTVPVFFMLGSEFMPPLNEGSILYMPTTLPGISVTEAGKLLQKQDEILKSFPEVETVFGKAGRAESSTDPAPFSMMETTVILKPMDKWPEKISWDELIDKMNKAMQFPGVTNAWTMPIKARIDMLSTGVRTPVGIKIYGSDLKEIERIGASIEGILKDVQGTRSIFAERAAGGYFVDFDLKREELARYGLSVEDAEMVITSAIGGENVGTTIEGRERYPINVRYARELRDDIPKLSRVLVTTPSGAHIPLAQIADINISLGPSMIRDENGMLAGYVYVDLAGRDVGGYVTDAKEEVSKRLKLPEGYSLQWSGQYENMLRVRERLKIVLPLTFFIIFLLLYANTKSAFKAGVVMLAVPFSLVGAVWFLWMLGYNISIAVWVGMIALMGLDAETGVFMMLFLDLSYNEAVKNGQMKTEGNLVEAIIHGAVKRIRPKMMTVTAAFMGLIPIMWSFGTGADMMKRVAAPMVGGLATSFAMELLVYPAIYFLWKQRELKKSGL; from the coding sequence ATGATAAAACGGATTATAGAAATATGCGCCACGAATAAGTTCCTTGTCATGATAATCGTCGGCGCGACGGTAATAGGCGGGATAATTGCGCTTAAAAATATCCGCCTCGATGCGATACCCGACCTTTCCGACACGCAGGTCATTATATATTCGAGGTGGGACAGGAGCCCGGATATCATCGAAGACCAGGTGACATATCCAATCGTTTCCGCTCTTCTTGGCGCTCCAAAGGTAAAGGCGATAAGAGGATTTTCGGACTTCGGTTTTTCATATGTTTACATCATCTTTGAAGACGGAACGGATATTTACTGGGCGCGTTCGCGTGTCCTTGAATATTTGAGCAAGATATTACCGCGTCTGCCTCAAGGCGTTCAAACAGAGCTGGGTCCGGATGCCACAAGCGTCGGCTGGATATTCCAATACGCGCTTATAGACAAGACCGGAGAGAACTCCCTTGCCGACCTTCGCTCATTTCAGGACTGGTACCTGCGTTATTATCTGCAGAGCGTTCCGGGCGTTGCGGAAGTTGCAAGTGTCGGAGGATTTGTCCGTCAGTATCAGGTGAATCTGGACCCCAATAAACTGATCGCCTACAATATTCCGATAACGACAGTGATGAACGCCGTTCGATCGGGAAATAACGATGTCGGCGGCAGGCTCGTTGAATTCGCAGGCGCGGAATATATGATCCGAGGGCGAGGCTATGCAAGATCAATAGAGGACATTGAAAATATAGTCGTCCGCGCAGATCCAAAGACGGGCACACCTGTCTATATCAAGAACCTTGGTCGTGTGGAGCTAGGCCCGGATATAAGACGAGGGATAGCAGACCTTAATGGCGGGGGAGATACGGTGGGCGGCATAGTCATCATGCGCCACGGTGAGAACGCGCTGAACGTCATAGAAAGGGTCAAGGAAAAGATAGAAGAGATAAAGCCTTCACTTCCAAAGGGGGCCGAAATAGTAACGACATACGATCGTTCTATTTTAATAGAGAAATCAATAGACACGCTCAAAGACACTCTAATAGAGGAATTGATCATCGTCAGCATAGTGATCCTTCTCTTTTTGTGGCACATACCTTCCGCCATCGTCCCTATCGTTACCATTCCCGTCTCCGTGTTGCTTTCGTTCATACCGCTCTACTTCATGGGCATCACCGTTAATATTATGTCGCTCGCCGGCATCGCCATCTCTATAGGTGTACTTGTGGACGGCGCCATAGTCGAGGTCGAGAACGCATATAAAAAATTGCAGCTATGGCAAGATTCCGGACGAAAAGGTGACTATCATAAAGTAAGGCTTGAGGCGCTGAAAGAGGTCGGGACATCGGTATTTCTCTCGCTCCTTGTCATAGCTGTCGCCTTTCTGCCCATATTCACACTGGTCGATCAGGAGGGAAGACTATTCAAACCCCTCGCCTATTCAAAGACCTTTGCCATGGCCATTGCCGCGGTACTCGCGATAACGCTCGACCCCGCGATGAGGATGTTCTTTACAAGGATGGATTTTCTGCACTTTAGACCCAGATGGCTCTCATGGTTCACAAATCAGATAACGGTCGGCAGATATTACGCCGAAGAAAAACACCCGATAAGTAAGACTCTCTTCAAAATCTATGAACCAGTCTGCCGAAGCGTCCTTAAATATCCAAAAAGGACAATAATCGGGGCCGTTCTCGTAATGCTCACTACCGTGCCGGTCTTCTTCATGCTGGGAAGCGAGTTCATGCCGCCCTTGAATGAAGGTTCTATCCTTTATATGCCGACAACGCTCCCGGGCATCTCCGTAACAGAAGCAGGGAAACTCCTCCAGAAACAAGATGAGATACTCAAATCCTTTCCTGAAGTCGAAACAGTGTTCGGCAAGGCCGGGCGCGCAGAGAGTTCCACCGACCCCGCCCCGTTCTCGATGATGGAAACGACCGTTATATTGAAACCGATGGACAAGTGGCCTGAAAAGATATCGTGGGATGAGCTGATAGATAAGATGAACAAGGCGATGCAATTCCCGGGCGTCACCAACGCATGGACAATGCCAATTAAGGCGCGTATCGACATGCTCTCAACCGGTGTCCGGACACCTGTCGGGATCAAGATCTACGGCAGCGATCTAAAAGAGATAGAACGGATAGGTGCCTCGATCGAAGGAATACTGAAAGATGTCCAAGGAACCAGGAGCATCTTTGCAGAACGCGCGGCCGGCGGCTATTTTGTAGACTTTGATCTCAAACGCGAAGAACTGGCCCGTTACGGGCTTTCGGTCGAGGATGCCGAAATGGTCATAACATCCGCGATAGGCGGCGAGAACGTTGGCACGACCATCGAAGGGCGCGAGAGATACCCCATAAATGTAAGATACGCCCGCGAGCTGCGTGATGACATTCCAAAGCTCTCGCGCGTCCTGGTCACCACCCCGTCCGGCGCGCATATTCCGCTGGCGCAGATAGCAGATATCAATATTTCGCTAGGGCCTTCGATGATAAGGGATGAGAACGGCATGCTTGCTGGATATGTATATGTCGATCTTGCCGGAAGAGATGTGGGAGGTTATGTCACAGACGCCAAAGAAGAGGTCTCAAAACGGTTGAAACTTCCCGAGGGCTACTCACTGCAATGGAGCGGCCAGTATGAGAACATGCTCCGCGTCCGCGAACGTCTAAAAATAGTCCTGCCGCTGACGTTCTTCATCATCTTCCTGCTTTTATATGCGAACACAAAGTCGGCGTTCAAGGCCGGGGTTGTAATGCTCGCCGTTCCCTTCTCCCTCGTCGGAGCGGTGTGGTTCCTGTGGATGCTTGGGTACAACATATCGATAGCGGTCTGGGTCGGCATGATCGCCCTTATGGGGCTTGACGCTGAAACGGGTGTCTTTATGATGCTATTCCTGGACTTGTCCTATAATGAAGCTGTGAAGAACGGCCAAATGAAGACAGAAGGAAATCTTGTAGAGGCCATAATTCACGGCGCCGTAAAAAGAATAAGACCAAAAATGATGACAGTGACAGCGGCCTTCATGGGACTGATCCCCATCATGTGGTCGTTCGGAACGGGCGCCGATATGATGAAACGCGTCGCGGCCCCGATGGTCGGCGGCCTTGCAACTTCATTTGCCATGGAACTCTTGGTCTATCCGGCGATATATTTCTTGTGGAAACAAAGGGAATTAAAAAAGTCAGGGCTCTAA